In Pseudomonas fluorescens NCIMB 11764, a single window of DNA contains:
- a CDS encoding methionine ABC transporter permease: MWFDRLLQGFIDTFLMVGVSSLIALLAGIPLAVILVTSSKGGIYEAPALNRALGAFVNLFRSIPFLILMVALIPFTRLIVGTTYGVWAAVVPLTIAATPFFARIAEVSLREVDFGLIEAAQAMGCRRWHIVWHVLLPEALPGIVGGFTITLVTMINSSAMAGAIGAGGLGDIAYRYGYQRFDSQIMLTVIVLLVVLVAVIQLGGDRLARGLNKR; the protein is encoded by the coding sequence ATGTGGTTTGATCGCTTGCTGCAGGGTTTCATCGACACGTTTTTGATGGTGGGCGTGTCGTCACTGATCGCGCTGCTGGCGGGTATTCCACTGGCGGTGATCCTGGTGACCAGCTCCAAAGGCGGGATCTACGAAGCACCGGCACTGAACCGCGCGTTGGGTGCGTTCGTGAACCTGTTTCGCTCGATTCCGTTCTTGATTTTGATGGTGGCGTTGATCCCGTTCACGCGGTTGATCGTTGGCACCACTTACGGTGTCTGGGCCGCTGTAGTACCGCTGACGATTGCGGCCACGCCGTTCTTTGCGCGTATCGCGGAAGTCAGTTTGCGCGAGGTGGATTTCGGCTTGATCGAAGCGGCGCAAGCGATGGGGTGCCGGCGTTGGCATATCGTTTGGCATGTGTTGCTGCCCGAGGCGCTGCCGGGGATCGTGGGCGGTTTCACCATTACGTTGGTGACGATGATCAACTCCTCGGCCATGGCTGGTGCGATTGGTGCCGGCGGGTTGGGGGACATTGCTTATCGGTATGGGTATCAGCGGTTTGATAGCCAGATCATGTTGACGGTGATTGTGTTGCTGGTGGTGTTGGTGGCGGTGATTCAGTTGGGTGGGGATCGGTTGGCGCGGGGATTGAATAAACGCTAG
- a CDS encoding methionine ABC transporter ATP-binding protein, whose product MTAAIQRRLEIPEPQNAEQTELHPDLNRAHVRFIGLGKTYNGQQGPVAALQGIDLAIQRGEVFGIIGRSGAGKSSLIRTINRLEQPSTGRVLIDQVDIGEFDEDRLVTLRRRIGMIFQHFNLMSAKTVWQNVELPLKVAGVPKEKRERKVRELLELVGLQEKHTAYPAQLSGGQKQRVGIARALVHDPAILLCDEATSALDPETTQSILGLLREINQRLGLTIVLITHEMAVIRDICDRVVVLEHGRIVEQGPVWEVFGNPQHEVSKTLLAPLQHALPEELQSRLQAQPQSSDAAVVLRLQFTGSATDEPDLAALFAALGGRVRLLQGGVERIQGHALGQLLLAVTGSSLGAEELRQRAGHWAQQVEVLGYVV is encoded by the coding sequence ATGACGGCCGCTATCCAACGGCGACTGGAAATTCCAGAGCCTCAGAACGCCGAACAGACTGAACTGCACCCAGACCTGAACCGTGCTCACGTGCGCTTCATCGGCCTGGGCAAAACCTACAACGGCCAGCAAGGTCCGGTGGCCGCACTTCAGGGCATTGACCTGGCGATCCAGCGCGGTGAAGTGTTCGGCATCATCGGCCGCAGCGGCGCCGGCAAGTCGTCGCTGATCCGCACCATCAACCGCCTAGAACAACCGAGCACGGGGCGCGTGCTGATCGATCAGGTGGACATCGGCGAGTTCGATGAAGACCGCCTGGTCACGCTGCGTCGGCGCATCGGCATGATCTTCCAGCACTTCAACCTGATGTCGGCCAAGACCGTTTGGCAGAACGTCGAATTGCCGCTCAAAGTCGCCGGCGTGCCTAAGGAAAAACGCGAGCGGAAAGTCCGCGAACTGCTGGAACTGGTCGGCCTGCAAGAGAAACACACAGCCTACCCGGCACAGCTTTCCGGTGGGCAGAAGCAGCGCGTCGGCATTGCTCGCGCCCTGGTGCACGACCCGGCGATTCTGCTGTGCGACGAAGCCACGTCGGCACTGGACCCGGAGACGACACAATCGATCCTCGGCCTGCTGCGCGAGATCAATCAGCGACTGGGGCTGACCATCGTGCTGATCACTCACGAAATGGCGGTGATCCGCGATATCTGCGACCGCGTCGTCGTGCTGGAACACGGGCGAATCGTCGAGCAAGGCCCGGTCTGGGAAGTCTTCGGCAACCCGCAGCATGAGGTCAGCAAAACCTTGCTCGCACCGTTGCAACACGCGTTGCCAGAAGAGCTGCAGAGTCGTTTGCAGGCACAGCCTCAATCTTCGGATGCCGCCGTGGTCCTGCGTTTGCAATTCACCGGCAGCGCCACGGACGAGCCGGATCTGGCGGCACTGTTCGCCGCACTCGGTGGCCGCGTGCGCTTGCTGCAAGGCGGCGTCGAACGGATTCAGGGCCATGCACTGGGGCAATTGTTGCTGGCGGTGACCGGCTCGTCCCTCGGCGCCGAAGAACTGCGCCAGCGCGCCGGTCATTGGGCACAACAGGTGGAGGTGCTGGGTTATGTGGTTTGA
- a CDS encoding MetQ/NlpA family ABC transporter substrate-binding protein, protein MTKHYLSHPVKALALALGLFSSITFGADAPLKVGTTAAFAIPLEAAVEEANKQGLKVELVEFTDWIAPNVSLAAGDIDVNYFQHVPFLENARAASGFDLVPFAPGIINNVGLYSKKYKSFDELPEGASVAIANDPINSGRGLQLLAKAGLITLKPGVGYKATEEDIIANPKKIKILQVEAVQLVRAYDDADLVQGYPAYVRLAKTFDAGSALLFDGLDHKEYVIQFVIQPKSKTDPRLIKFVDIYQHSPAVRAALDKAHGKLYQAGWES, encoded by the coding sequence ATGACCAAGCACTACCTCTCTCACCCAGTCAAAGCACTGGCCTTGGCCCTCGGCCTTTTCAGCTCCATCACCTTCGGCGCCGACGCGCCGCTGAAAGTCGGCACCACCGCCGCGTTCGCCATCCCCCTGGAGGCCGCCGTCGAGGAAGCCAACAAACAAGGCCTGAAAGTCGAACTCGTCGAGTTCACCGACTGGATCGCGCCCAACGTCAGCCTCGCCGCCGGCGACATCGACGTGAACTACTTCCAGCACGTCCCGTTCCTGGAAAATGCCAGGGCCGCCTCCGGTTTTGACCTGGTGCCGTTCGCGCCGGGCATCATCAACAACGTCGGCCTCTACTCGAAGAAATACAAAAGCTTCGACGAGCTGCCGGAAGGCGCCAGCGTGGCCATCGCCAACGACCCGATCAACAGCGGTCGCGGCCTGCAACTGCTGGCCAAGGCCGGGCTGATCACGCTCAAACCGGGTGTCGGCTACAAGGCCACCGAAGAAGACATCATCGCCAACCCGAAGAAAATCAAAATCCTTCAGGTCGAAGCCGTGCAACTGGTACGCGCCTACGATGATGCCGATCTGGTTCAGGGCTACCCGGCGTACGTTCGCCTGGCGAAAACCTTCGACGCCGGTTCCGCGCTGCTGTTCGACGGCCTCGATCACAAGGAATACGTGATCCAGTTCGTGATCCAGCCAAAAAGCAAAACCGACCCGCGCCTGATCAAATTCGTCGACATCTACCAGCATTCGCCCGCCGTTCGCGCCGCCCTCGACAAGGCTCACGGCAAGCTCTACCAAGCCGGTTGGGAAAGCTGA
- a CDS encoding LLM class flavin-dependent oxidoreductase gives MADAKKKILLNAFNMNCIGHINHGLWTHPRDTSTQYKTIEYWTELAQLLERGLFDGLFIADIVGVYDVYQNSADVPLKESIQLPVNDPLLLVSAMAAVTRNLGFGLTANLTYEPPYLFARRMSTLDHLSRGRVGWNIVTGYLDSAAKAMGLSEQVEHDRRYDQADEYLEVLYKLWEGSWENGAVLNDPKQRIYAQPDKVHRIEHKGEFYQVEGYHLCEPSPQRTPVLFQAGSSDRGLLFAGRHAECVFISGQNKPSTRVQVDKVRASAVEAGRNPEDIKVFMGLNVIVGATEELAWAKHAEYLSYASAEAGVAHFSASTGIDFSEYELDEPIQYVKSNAIQSATKNLQNNDWTRRKLLEQHALGGRYITVVGSPEQVADELESWIAETGLDGFNLTRIVTPESYVDFIEQVIPELQRRGSYKTAYDEGSLREKLFHGEAHLPEQHTGSHYRH, from the coding sequence ATGGCCGACGCGAAAAAGAAGATCCTGCTCAACGCGTTCAACATGAACTGCATCGGGCACATCAACCATGGTTTGTGGACGCATCCACGGGACACCTCCACCCAATACAAAACCATCGAATACTGGACCGAACTGGCGCAATTGCTGGAGCGTGGACTGTTCGACGGTTTGTTCATCGCCGACATCGTCGGCGTGTACGACGTCTACCAGAACTCGGCGGACGTGCCGCTGAAAGAGTCGATCCAGCTGCCAGTCAACGACCCATTGCTGCTGGTCTCGGCGATGGCCGCCGTCACCAGAAACCTCGGTTTCGGCCTGACCGCCAATCTGACGTACGAACCGCCCTATCTGTTCGCCCGGCGCATGTCGACGCTCGATCACCTGAGTCGCGGTCGGGTCGGCTGGAACATCGTCACCGGTTATCTCGACAGCGCCGCCAAAGCCATGGGCTTGAGCGAGCAGGTGGAACACGACCGTCGTTACGACCAGGCTGATGAATACCTCGAGGTGCTCTACAAACTCTGGGAAGGCAGTTGGGAAAACGGCGCGGTACTCAACGATCCCAAGCAGCGGATCTACGCGCAGCCGGACAAAGTGCACAGGATCGAACACAAGGGCGAGTTCTATCAGGTCGAGGGTTATCACCTCTGCGAACCGTCGCCGCAGCGTACGCCGGTGCTGTTCCAGGCCGGCAGTTCGGATCGCGGCTTGCTGTTCGCCGGGCGCCACGCGGAGTGCGTATTCATCAGCGGGCAGAACAAACCATCGACCAGGGTCCAGGTGGACAAGGTCCGCGCCAGCGCCGTCGAGGCCGGGCGTAATCCCGAAGACATCAAGGTGTTCATGGGGCTGAACGTGATCGTCGGCGCCACCGAAGAGCTGGCCTGGGCCAAGCATGCCGAGTACTTGAGCTACGCCAGCGCCGAGGCCGGCGTGGCGCATTTCTCGGCGTCGACCGGGATCGATTTTTCCGAGTACGAACTCGACGAACCGATCCAGTACGTGAAGAGCAACGCGATTCAGTCGGCCACCAAGAATCTGCAAAACAACGACTGGACGCGACGCAAGTTGCTCGAGCAACACGCCCTCGGTGGCCGCTACATCACCGTGGTGGGCTCGCCGGAGCAAGTGGCCGATGAACTGGAATCGTGGATCGCCGAAACCGGGCTGGATGGCTTCAACCTGACGCGGATTGTCACGCCGGAAAGCTATGTGGACTTCATTGAACAGGTGATTCCGGAGTTGCAGCGGCGTGGGTCGTACAAGACGGCTTATGACGAGGGCAGCTTGCGGGAAAAGCTGTTTCACGGCGAAGCGCATTTGCCTGAGCAACACACCGGCTCTCACTACCGACACTGA
- a CDS encoding SfnB family sulfur acquisition oxidoreductase, with the protein MTLSHHVAVITGDEQALIVATDLAEDFRRDSALRDRERRLPHPELEVFSRSGLWGISVPKAYGGAGVSNVTLAKVIALIAQADGSLGQIPQNHFYALEVLRVNGSEEQKKRLYAEVLAGQRFGNALAELGTKTAHDRVTSLTRDGDGYRINGRKFYATGAIYAQRIPTSVVDENGVQQLAFVPRDSKGLTVIDDWSGFGQRTTGSGSVVFEDVYVAAEDVIAFQSAFERPTTVGPLAQILHAAIDTGIARAAYEDALHFVRTKTRPWIDATHEKATDDPLTIKSFGHLSIRLHAAEALLERSGEFLDKAQAETNAETVAAASIAVAEARAISTEISLAAGSTLFELAGSQATLIEHGLDRHWRNARVHTLHDPVRWKYHAVGNYYLNDENPPLRGTI; encoded by the coding sequence ATGACTCTTTCTCACCACGTCGCGGTCATCACCGGCGATGAGCAAGCCCTGATCGTCGCCACTGATCTGGCTGAAGATTTCAGACGCGACAGCGCCCTGCGCGACCGCGAGCGCCGTTTGCCGCACCCTGAACTGGAAGTGTTTTCCCGCTCGGGCCTATGGGGCATCAGCGTGCCGAAGGCGTACGGCGGCGCTGGCGTTTCGAACGTCACGCTGGCCAAGGTGATTGCCCTGATCGCCCAGGCTGACGGCTCCCTCGGACAAATTCCGCAGAACCATTTTTATGCCCTCGAAGTGCTGCGAGTGAATGGCAGCGAAGAGCAGAAAAAACGCCTCTACGCAGAAGTGCTCGCTGGTCAGCGCTTCGGCAACGCGCTCGCCGAACTCGGCACCAAGACCGCCCACGACCGCGTCACCAGCCTGACTCGAGACGGTGACGGCTATCGCATCAACGGCCGCAAGTTCTACGCCACGGGTGCGATCTACGCACAACGCATCCCGACGTCAGTGGTGGATGAAAACGGCGTGCAGCAACTGGCATTCGTCCCGCGCGACAGCAAAGGACTGACCGTCATCGATGACTGGAGCGGTTTCGGCCAGCGCACCACCGGCAGCGGTTCGGTGGTGTTCGAAGACGTCTACGTCGCCGCCGAAGACGTCATCGCGTTTCAAAGCGCTTTCGAACGCCCGACGACCGTCGGCCCGTTGGCGCAGATTCTTCACGCCGCCATCGACACCGGCATCGCCCGTGCAGCCTATGAAGACGCACTGCATTTCGTGCGAACCAAAACCCGGCCATGGATCGACGCCACGCATGAAAAAGCCACCGATGACCCGCTGACCATCAAGAGCTTCGGCCATCTGAGCATCCGCTTGCACGCAGCAGAAGCGCTGCTGGAGCGTTCCGGCGAATTCCTCGACAAGGCCCAGGCCGAGACCAACGCCGAGACTGTCGCTGCGGCATCGATTGCCGTCGCCGAAGCCCGTGCCATCAGCACCGAAATTTCCCTCGCCGCCGGCAGCACACTGTTTGAGCTGGCCGGCAGCCAGGCGACCCTGATCGAACACGGCCTGGATCGCCACTGGCGCAACGCTCGGGTGCATACGCTGCACGACCCGGTGCGCTGGAAGTATCACGCCGTGGGCAACTATTACCTCAACGATGAAAACCCGCCGCTGCGGGGGACCATCTGA